From a single Planctellipticum variicoloris genomic region:
- a CDS encoding PEP-CTERM sorting domain-containing protein, whose product MTAIDIYLDVGGGWVNDTRFDFDSAINNSMGTFLRDFIFNAGFYNDATGPGAGTNRFVISASTNSQPGSAYAKNPARDPIAITTTGWYTFEEHFYDNGGVLSVDMSIYDSSHALVKTWTLNTADSIGDVGGNRYGWFDYNEFTALAFDNAELRTASPVVPEPTSLALAGFAGIGMAVGAWRRRRLEKPQVA is encoded by the coding sequence TTGACTGCAATCGACATTTACCTGGATGTCGGCGGCGGGTGGGTCAATGACACACGGTTCGACTTTGATTCTGCCATCAACAACAGCATGGGAACATTCCTTCGCGACTTCATTTTCAATGCGGGATTCTATAACGACGCGACCGGGCCCGGGGCCGGCACAAATCGGTTTGTCATCAGCGCCAGTACCAACAGCCAGCCGGGTAGCGCGTACGCGAAGAACCCCGCCAGAGACCCGATTGCCATCACCACGACGGGCTGGTACACGTTCGAAGAACATTTCTACGATAACGGCGGCGTCCTATCTGTCGATATGAGCATCTACGACTCTTCACATGCGCTGGTGAAAACGTGGACGTTGAATACCGCTGATTCGATCGGGGACGTCGGCGGTAACCGCTACGGGTGGTTCGACTACAACGAGTTCACCGCACTCGCCTTTGACAATGCCGAATTGCGAACTGCATCTCCAGTCGTTCCGGAACCGACGTCACTGGCTTTGGCCGGCTTTGCCGGAATCGGTATGGCAGTCGGGGCGTGGCGTCGTCGTCGCCTTGAGAAGCCGCAGGTGGCATGA
- a CDS encoding ornithine cyclodeaminase family protein produces the protein MTAIYLTEDDVAWLADMESAIECVGQAFLALGDGRATHQPRRRVSAAGTMLHSMSAAAEYLGYVGFKAYTTTRTSARFHVMLYDAESGEPAALFEANQLGQIRTGAASGVATRCMARPDARVVGCFGTGFQAKTQLKAMCCVRRIERIEVYGRDGDRRKAFAEEMTEFCGVPTVAVHSPEECAAEKDIIVCATTSKTPVFDGRAIDEGTHINAVGSNWLGKAEIDTTVIRRADHIACDSVEACQLEAGDFVPALEAGVLEWSRVHELHDVLAGRETGRAHPPDITLFKSVGIALEDVALAVRLLQRARDEKVGQALPF, from the coding sequence ATGACTGCAATTTACCTGACGGAAGACGATGTCGCCTGGCTGGCCGATATGGAGTCGGCGATCGAGTGCGTCGGCCAGGCGTTTCTGGCCCTGGGCGACGGTCGGGCGACGCATCAGCCGCGTCGGCGCGTTTCCGCGGCGGGGACCATGCTGCATTCCATGTCCGCCGCGGCCGAGTATCTCGGTTACGTCGGCTTCAAGGCCTATACGACGACCCGCACGTCCGCCCGCTTTCACGTGATGCTCTATGATGCGGAGAGCGGCGAGCCGGCGGCGCTGTTTGAAGCCAATCAGCTCGGGCAGATCCGGACTGGGGCGGCGAGCGGCGTGGCCACGCGCTGTATGGCCCGGCCCGACGCTCGGGTGGTCGGGTGCTTCGGAACCGGTTTCCAGGCGAAGACGCAGCTCAAGGCGATGTGCTGCGTTCGACGGATCGAGCGGATCGAGGTCTATGGCCGCGACGGCGATCGCCGGAAGGCTTTTGCGGAAGAGATGACGGAGTTCTGCGGCGTCCCGACGGTCGCCGTTCACAGCCCCGAAGAATGTGCGGCGGAGAAGGACATTATTGTCTGCGCGACGACGAGCAAGACGCCGGTGTTTGACGGTCGGGCCATCGATGAAGGGACGCATATCAACGCCGTCGGGAGCAACTGGCTGGGGAAGGCGGAGATCGATACGACGGTGATTCGCCGGGCCGACCATATTGCCTGCGACAGCGTGGAAGCGTGTCAGCTCGAAGCGGGCGATTTCGTGCCGGCGCTGGAGGCGGGGGTGCTGGAGTGGAGCCGGGTGCATGAGCTGCACGACGTTCTGGCCGGTCGCGAGACCGGGCGGGCGCATCCGCCGGATATCACGCTGTTCAAGTCGGTCGGGATTGCGCTGGAAGATGTGGCGCTGGCGGTCCGGCTGCTGCAGCGGGCGCGGGACGAGAAGGTTGGGCAGGCGTTGCCGTTTTGA
- a CDS encoding RNA polymerase sigma factor → MAPVDDETLLQEVRARRPDAWERLIAAYQGRLLAFAEQRLGDRAAAEDVVQETFLGFLLALPNYRDATPLESFLFSIAAHKLTDQLRRRGRRPWLTLASSDSNSGIDPAGPQRRASSLVRSAERKTVEERVLGDCLKQLVQSWISRGEFERLMCAELLFVRGQSNQEVARSLSISEQAVANHKSFVVQKLKAAATAARLRDVDWQQLNAE, encoded by the coding sequence ATGGCTCCCGTCGATGACGAAACGCTGCTGCAGGAGGTCCGCGCCCGTCGACCCGACGCCTGGGAACGGCTCATCGCCGCCTACCAGGGCCGCCTGCTCGCCTTCGCCGAGCAGCGACTGGGGGACCGGGCCGCCGCGGAAGACGTCGTCCAGGAGACGTTCCTCGGCTTTCTGCTGGCCTTGCCGAACTACCGAGATGCGACGCCCCTCGAATCGTTTCTGTTCTCGATCGCCGCCCACAAGCTGACCGATCAGCTCCGGCGGCGCGGGCGACGCCCCTGGCTGACGCTGGCCTCCTCCGATTCCAACAGCGGCATCGACCCGGCCGGTCCGCAGCGTCGTGCGTCGAGCCTGGTCCGCAGCGCCGAACGCAAGACCGTCGAGGAACGCGTTCTCGGAGACTGCCTGAAGCAGCTCGTCCAGAGCTGGATCAGTCGGGGAGAGTTCGAACGCCTGATGTGCGCCGAACTCCTGTTCGTCCGCGGCCAGTCCAATCAGGAAGTCGCCCGATCTCTGTCGATCAGCGAACAGGCCGTCGCCAATCACAAGTCGTTCGTCGTCCAGAAACTCAAAGCCGCCGCCACTGCCGCCCGCCTGCGCGACGTCGACTGGCAGCAGCTCAACGCCGAGTAG
- a CDS encoding ATP-binding protein gives MRGFVGVGDRAFSPGVAVPKATLLVIQGVEQGARYELGDRPYALGRGLQNEIRVLDTEVSRIHASIHRVGDGYVLTDRNSSNGSFVNGSAIRSRPLANGDQIQIGRTVLLFSQEGAAAAPPNLDRVKLLNQHDPADRSNIVSKVSDDSSRPGGFGSVTAAAQSVVNLRALYQIAEESVRPSVSLEQLLQRVLDLTIEAVGADRGCVLLTDAFNGEIRPQAVSYRQAGEHGSRMPVSRTIVDYVVRSRQGVRSTDAQHDTRFDAGNSIVQSGIREAMCVPLQGRSELMGVIYVDITTPADRVLIEGRQERFSEDQLRLLVAIGRQAALAVENNRYQNAIVKAERLAAMGQTIATLSHHIKNILQGVRGGSYLIDLGLKDHNEDLVRKGWTIVEKNQNKIYHLVMDMLTFSKDRKPALQRVQLNDTVREIVELLQVRAGESHVELHWEPAGDLPDSTFDPEGIHRAVLNIVINAIDAAEGADHAMVRIATGYDPNSDFLWVRVTDNGPGIPEEQRLRIFNIFESTKGARGTGLGLPVSQKILREHGGEITVESRLEEGTTFTLTWPRNDDDHSPLSGRTMA, from the coding sequence TTGCGCGGCTTCGTCGGCGTCGGGGACCGGGCGTTTTCGCCGGGGGTTGCTGTGCCCAAGGCCACGCTGCTTGTCATTCAAGGCGTCGAACAGGGAGCCCGCTATGAGCTGGGGGACCGGCCGTACGCGCTGGGGCGGGGGCTGCAGAACGAAATCCGGGTGCTCGACACCGAAGTCTCCCGGATTCACGCCTCGATTCACCGCGTCGGCGACGGGTACGTTCTGACCGACCGGAACAGCTCCAACGGGAGTTTTGTGAACGGGTCGGCGATTCGCTCGCGACCGCTGGCCAATGGCGATCAGATTCAGATTGGCCGGACCGTGCTCCTGTTCAGCCAGGAAGGGGCCGCGGCGGCGCCGCCGAATCTGGACCGGGTGAAACTGCTGAATCAGCACGATCCGGCCGACCGTTCGAACATCGTCAGCAAGGTGTCGGACGACTCCAGCCGGCCGGGCGGTTTCGGGTCGGTGACGGCGGCGGCGCAGTCGGTGGTCAATCTGCGGGCGCTGTATCAGATTGCGGAGGAGTCGGTCCGGCCGTCGGTTTCGCTGGAGCAGCTTCTGCAGCGGGTGCTGGACCTGACGATTGAGGCGGTGGGGGCCGACCGGGGCTGCGTGCTGCTGACGGATGCGTTCAACGGCGAAATCCGCCCGCAGGCGGTGAGTTATCGGCAGGCGGGGGAGCATGGTTCCCGCATGCCGGTTTCGCGGACGATCGTCGATTACGTGGTGCGGAGCCGGCAGGGCGTCCGCAGCACGGATGCGCAGCACGATACGCGGTTCGACGCCGGCAACAGCATCGTGCAGTCGGGGATTCGCGAGGCGATGTGCGTGCCGCTGCAGGGGCGGTCGGAACTGATGGGGGTGATTTATGTGGATATCACGACTCCCGCCGATCGGGTGCTGATCGAAGGCCGGCAGGAGCGGTTCAGCGAGGATCAGCTCCGGCTGCTGGTGGCGATCGGGCGGCAGGCGGCTCTGGCGGTGGAGAACAACCGCTACCAGAACGCGATTGTGAAAGCCGAGCGGCTGGCGGCGATGGGGCAGACGATCGCCACGCTGAGCCACCACATCAAGAACATCCTGCAGGGGGTTCGGGGCGGGAGCTACCTGATCGATCTGGGATTGAAGGACCACAACGAGGATCTGGTCCGCAAGGGCTGGACGATCGTCGAGAAGAACCAGAACAAGATCTATCATCTGGTGATGGACATGCTGACGTTCAGCAAGGACCGGAAGCCGGCGCTCCAGCGGGTGCAATTGAACGATACGGTGCGGGAGATCGTCGAGCTGCTGCAGGTCCGGGCCGGCGAATCGCACGTGGAACTTCACTGGGAGCCCGCGGGCGACCTCCCCGACAGCACGTTCGATCCCGAGGGGATCCACCGGGCGGTCCTGAACATCGTGATCAACGCGATCGACGCGGCGGAAGGGGCCGACCACGCGATGGTCCGGATCGCGACGGGCTATGACCCGAACTCGGATTTCCTGTGGGTGCGGGTGACCGACAATGGGCCGGGGATTCCCGAGGAACAGCGGCTGCGGATCTTCAACATCTTCGAATCGACGAAGGGGGCTCGGGGGACGGGACTGGGGCTGCCGGTGAGCCAGAAGATTCTGCGGGAGCACGGCGGTGAGATCACGGTCGAGAGCCGGCTCGAGGAAGGGACGACTTTCACGCTGACCTGGCCGCGCAACGACGACGATCACAGCCCGCTGAGCGGGCGGACGATGGCATGA
- the eno gene encoding phosphopyruvate hydratase yields MLKITRIDALEVLDSRGRPTVEASVVCEGDFEGRASVPSGASTGRSEAHELRDGGRRLRGLGVRTAVGQIRTEINAALNGGDALDQQGLDWRLRQLDGTPDKSRLGANAILAVSLATVRAAAAALKQSVVQRLADLWLKSAPTTVPHAAGGLFEPDVLPLPMVNMISGGAHAGGNLDLQDFLLIPVGATSYSQALDQIVETYFELGSLLQARDYEGVLVGDEGGYGPRLRSNEEAIELVTMAAERAGLRPGRDFMLGLDVASTQFYRDGKYHLRDDPQSPRSSDAMIDLLASWVRQYPILSIEDGLAEDDWDGWSALTAALGSQVQILGDDLFTTNCARLREGIDRAAANSILIKVNQIGTLSETFDTLILAWQNGYTPVISARSGETEDPFIADLATATGAGQIKIGSVARSERLAKYNQLLRLERMLGGRGRFAGPAAFVQRTALARWQSDGRSPQCAD; encoded by the coding sequence ATGTTGAAGATTACTCGGATCGATGCTCTCGAAGTGCTCGACAGCCGCGGGCGTCCGACGGTTGAAGCCAGCGTGGTTTGCGAGGGGGATTTCGAAGGACGGGCCAGCGTTCCGAGCGGGGCCAGCACCGGGCGGAGCGAAGCCCACGAGCTGCGCGACGGCGGCCGTCGGTTGCGCGGACTTGGCGTCCGTACGGCAGTGGGGCAGATTCGGACGGAGATCAATGCGGCTCTCAATGGGGGCGATGCGCTTGACCAGCAGGGGCTCGACTGGCGGCTGCGCCAGCTCGACGGGACGCCGGACAAGTCCCGACTGGGAGCGAATGCCATCCTGGCGGTTTCGCTGGCGACGGTCCGCGCGGCCGCTGCGGCCCTCAAGCAGTCGGTGGTTCAGCGACTGGCCGATCTCTGGCTGAAATCGGCTCCGACGACGGTCCCGCATGCGGCCGGCGGTCTGTTCGAACCCGATGTGCTGCCGCTGCCGATGGTCAACATGATTTCCGGAGGCGCCCATGCCGGCGGCAACCTGGATCTGCAGGATTTTCTGCTGATTCCCGTGGGGGCGACGAGTTATTCGCAGGCTCTCGACCAGATTGTGGAGACCTATTTCGAACTGGGAAGCCTGCTGCAGGCGCGGGACTACGAAGGGGTGCTGGTCGGCGATGAGGGAGGCTACGGTCCCCGGCTCCGCTCCAACGAAGAAGCGATCGAGCTGGTGACGATGGCGGCCGAGCGCGCCGGGCTCCGACCGGGGCGGGATTTCATGCTGGGGCTCGATGTGGCGTCGACCCAGTTCTATCGCGACGGGAAGTACCATCTGCGGGACGATCCGCAATCGCCGCGCAGCTCCGACGCGATGATCGACCTGCTGGCGAGCTGGGTCCGGCAGTATCCGATTCTCAGCATTGAAGACGGCCTGGCCGAAGACGACTGGGACGGCTGGTCGGCGCTGACGGCGGCGCTGGGCTCGCAGGTGCAGATCCTTGGGGACGACCTCTTTACGACCAACTGCGCGCGGCTGCGGGAAGGGATCGATCGTGCCGCCGCCAACAGCATTCTGATCAAGGTGAACCAGATCGGCACGCTGTCGGAGACGTTTGACACGCTGATTCTGGCGTGGCAGAACGGTTATACGCCGGTGATTTCCGCCCGGAGCGGCGAGACGGAAGACCCGTTCATTGCCGACCTGGCCACGGCGACCGGGGCCGGCCAGATCAAGATCGGTTCGGTGGCCCGCAGCGAGCGGCTGGCGAAATATAACCAGCTTCTGCGGCTGGAGCGGATGCTGGGCGGTCGGGGACGATTTGCCGGGCCGGCGGCGTTTGTGCAGCGGACGGCTCTGGCCCGCTGGCAGTCCGACGGTCGTTCGCCGCAGTGTGCAGACTGA
- a CDS encoding secondary thiamine-phosphate synthase enzyme YjbQ, protein MKSLTRHLTFQLPERMGFLNITEEVRRLVQESGVQEGLVLVNAMHITASVFINDDEPGLHADYKRWLEELAPFDASPARYQHNRTGEDNADAHMKRQIMGREVVVAITEGKLDFGPWEQIFYGEFDGRRSKRVLVKVIGE, encoded by the coding sequence ATGAAAAGCCTGACCCGCCACCTGACGTTCCAGCTTCCCGAGCGGATGGGCTTCCTCAACATTACGGAGGAAGTCCGCCGGCTTGTGCAGGAGAGCGGGGTGCAGGAGGGGCTAGTGCTGGTGAATGCGATGCACATTACGGCGTCGGTGTTTATCAACGACGACGAGCCGGGGCTGCATGCGGATTACAAACGCTGGCTGGAGGAACTGGCCCCGTTCGATGCTTCGCCGGCCCGGTATCAGCACAACCGGACGGGGGAGGACAATGCCGACGCTCACATGAAGCGGCAGATCATGGGGCGGGAAGTGGTCGTGGCGATCACGGAGGGGAAGCTCGATTTCGGGCCGTGGGAGCAGATTTTCTACGGGGAGTTCGACGGTCGGCGGTCGAAGCGGGTGCTGGTGAAGGTGATCGGGGAGTGA